A window from Brucella sp. BE17 encodes these proteins:
- the proP gene encoding glycine betaine/L-proline transporter ProP — translation MARGKTSGSATQVEPLTIQDIKVIDNVKLKKAITAAALGNAMEWFDFGVYGFVAYALGQVFFPNAAPGIQTIAALATFSVPFLVRPLGGLFFGVMGDRFGRQKVLSLTIIIMAASTFCIGLIPSYATIGIWAPILLLICKLVQGFSVGGEYTGAAIFVAEYAPDRRRGFLGSWLDFGSIAGFVMGAGLVVFLSTMMGEGDFLDWGWRIPFYLAAPLGLIGLYLRHAAEETPAFTQQLERMEQEDQDAIKDRPMVSFTEIVRNYWRALSVCIGMVLVTNITYYMLLTYMPTYLSQSLGYSEDHGVLIIIVVMIGMLFVQPVVGFLSDRFGRRPFLLIGSLGLLFLSLPAFQLVTSGNTPKIFLGLLLLAIFLNCLTGVMASTLPALFPARIRYSALAAAFNISIIVAGLTPTVAAWLVETTNSLYVPAYYLMAASIIGLITAFFLSETANKPLRGDTPSASNKKEAKLLLREAYAHIEERVEDIDEKIASLENDIEALKTRRQTLVDRHPKLT, via the coding sequence ATGGCGCGAGGCAAAACTTCAGGCAGTGCAACGCAGGTTGAACCCTTAACAATTCAGGACATCAAGGTCATCGATAACGTCAAGCTGAAGAAGGCGATCACCGCCGCAGCGCTTGGCAATGCGATGGAATGGTTCGATTTCGGTGTTTATGGCTTTGTCGCTTATGCTCTGGGGCAGGTGTTCTTTCCCAATGCCGCCCCCGGCATTCAGACGATCGCCGCCCTTGCGACATTTTCGGTGCCGTTTCTGGTGCGCCCGCTGGGCGGCCTTTTCTTTGGCGTCATGGGCGATAGGTTCGGGCGGCAAAAAGTACTTTCGCTCACCATCATCATCATGGCCGCAAGCACATTTTGCATCGGCCTGATCCCGTCTTATGCAACGATCGGCATCTGGGCGCCGATCCTGCTTTTGATCTGCAAGCTCGTGCAGGGTTTTTCGGTGGGCGGTGAATATACGGGGGCTGCGATTTTCGTGGCCGAGTATGCGCCCGACCGCCGCCGCGGCTTTCTGGGGAGCTGGCTTGATTTCGGCTCTATTGCGGGCTTTGTCATGGGCGCGGGTCTGGTGGTGTTTTTAAGCACCATGATGGGTGAGGGCGATTTTCTCGACTGGGGTTGGCGCATTCCGTTCTATCTTGCTGCCCCCTTGGGTCTCATCGGGCTTTATCTTCGCCATGCGGCGGAAGAAACACCTGCCTTCACACAGCAGCTGGAACGCATGGAGCAGGAAGATCAGGACGCGATCAAGGATCGCCCGATGGTTTCCTTTACGGAAATTGTCAGAAACTACTGGCGCGCTCTGTCGGTCTGCATAGGTATGGTTCTGGTCACCAACATCACCTATTATATGCTGCTCACCTATATGCCGACCTATCTTTCGCAAAGCCTTGGCTATTCGGAGGATCACGGGGTGCTGATCATCATTGTGGTGATGATCGGTATGCTGTTCGTGCAGCCGGTGGTCGGCTTTTTAAGCGACAGGTTCGGACGAAGGCCATTTCTGCTCATCGGCAGTCTGGGGCTTTTGTTTCTGTCGCTGCCTGCGTTCCAGCTTGTGACGAGCGGCAATACGCCCAAAATTTTCTTAGGTCTGCTTTTGCTGGCGATTTTCCTCAACTGCCTGACCGGCGTGATGGCTTCCACTTTGCCAGCGCTGTTCCCGGCCCGTATACGCTATAGCGCCCTGGCTGCGGCCTTCAATATTTCGATCATCGTTGCCGGTCTGACACCGACGGTTGCTGCTTGGCTGGTCGAGACGACAAACAGCCTTTATGTGCCGGCTTATTATCTTATGGCTGCGTCGATTATCGGCCTGATTACCGCTTTCTTCCTCAGCGAAACGGCAAACAAGCCGCTTCGTGGTGACACGCCAAGTGCCTCCAATAAAAAGGAAGCCAAGCTGCTGCTCAGGGAAGCCTATGCGCATATCGAGGAGCGGGTGGAGGATATTGATGAAAAGATCGCATCACTTGAAAATGATATCGAGGCGTTGAAGACGCGCAGGCAGACGCTGGTGGACCGGCATCCGAAACTGACCTGA
- the rplT gene encoding 50S ribosomal protein L20: protein MARVKRGVTSHAKHKKVLEQAAGFRGRRKNTIRTAKAAVDRSKQYAYRDRKNRKRTFRALWIQRINAAVREQGLTYGRFIDGLAKAGIEIDRKVLSDIAIHEPDAFGALIASAKKALEYLKNTETPNAFEGAVR from the coding sequence ATGGCACGTGTTAAACGCGGCGTTACGTCTCACGCCAAGCACAAGAAAGTTCTCGAACAGGCTGCCGGTTTCCGCGGTCGTCGTAAGAACACCATCCGTACAGCCAAGGCTGCTGTCGATCGTTCCAAGCAGTACGCTTATCGCGACCGCAAGAATCGTAAGCGCACGTTCCGCGCTCTGTGGATTCAGCGCATCAATGCTGCCGTTCGCGAACAGGGCCTGACCTATGGCCGTTTCATCGACGGTCTGGCCAAGGCTGGTATCGAGATCGACCGCAAGGTTCTGTCCGACATCGCAATCCATGAGCCCGATGCGTTCGGTGCGCTGATTGCATCGGCAAAGAAGGCGCTCGAATATCTCAAGAACACCGAGACGCCGAACGCTTTTGAAGGCGCTGTTCGTTAA
- the pheS gene encoding phenylalanine--tRNA ligase subunit alpha — MSDLEQLERTILGEIATASDEQAIEAVRVSALGKKGTVSEKLKTLGAMTPEERQVQGPAINGLKNRVTEALNERKSELREQAVVARLEREKLDVTLPVRESAASRGRIHPISQVIDEITAIFADMGFSIAEGPDIETDYYNFTALNFPEGHPAREMHDTFFFNADEQGGRKLLRTHTSPVQVHTMEKFAAIRDKEGRDEPIRIVIPGKTYRMDSDATHSPMFHQVEGLVVDKSANVANMKWVLEEFCKAFFEVPSLTMRMRPSFFPFTEPSVEVDIQCDRSGPHVKFGEGTDWLEILGCGMVHPNVLRASGYDPDVYQGFAWGMGIDRIAMLKYGMPDLRAFFDADVRWLNHYGFRPLDIPTLFGGLSA, encoded by the coding sequence ATGAGCGATCTTGAACAACTCGAACGGACGATCCTTGGCGAAATTGCTACCGCTTCCGACGAGCAGGCGATAGAAGCGGTGCGCGTTTCAGCGCTCGGCAAGAAGGGTACGGTTTCCGAAAAACTGAAGACTCTGGGCGCGATGACGCCGGAAGAACGTCAGGTTCAGGGACCGGCGATCAACGGTTTGAAAAACCGCGTCACCGAAGCGCTGAACGAGCGCAAGAGCGAATTGCGCGAGCAGGCAGTTGTCGCACGCCTTGAGCGCGAGAAACTCGATGTAACACTTCCCGTTCGCGAAAGTGCTGCCTCACGTGGGCGTATTCACCCGATCAGTCAGGTCATTGACGAAATCACCGCGATTTTCGCCGATATGGGGTTTTCGATTGCCGAAGGCCCGGATATCGAAACAGATTACTATAATTTCACGGCACTTAACTTCCCCGAAGGCCATCCGGCCCGCGAGATGCACGACACCTTCTTCTTCAATGCGGATGAGCAGGGTGGGCGCAAGCTGTTGCGCACGCATACGTCGCCGGTGCAGGTGCATACGATGGAGAAGTTTGCCGCCATTCGTGACAAGGAAGGCCGCGACGAGCCGATCCGCATTGTTATTCCCGGCAAAACCTATCGTATGGATTCGGATGCCACCCATTCACCGATGTTCCATCAGGTCGAGGGGTTGGTTGTTGATAAGTCGGCTAACGTTGCCAATATGAAATGGGTGCTGGAAGAATTCTGCAAGGCGTTTTTCGAAGTTCCGTCGCTCACCATGCGCATGCGCCCGAGCTTCTTTCCCTTCACAGAGCCGTCTGTTGAAGTCGATATTCAGTGCGACCGTTCCGGCCCGCATGTGAAATTCGGTGAAGGCACCGATTGGCTGGAAATTCTCGGCTGCGGCATGGTGCACCCCAATGTGCTGCGCGCATCGGGCTATGACCCGGACGTCTATCAGGGTTTTGCCTGGGGCATGGGTATCGACCGTATTGCGATGCTGAAATACGGAATGCCGGACCTGCGCGCTTTCTTCGACGCCGATGTGCGCTGGCTCAACCATTACGGGTTCCGCCCGCTTGATATTCCCACACTTTTCGGCGGCCTGAGCGCGTAA
- a CDS encoding Gfo/Idh/MocA family oxidoreductase — protein sequence MFRWGILSTAKIGVTQVIPALAASDNGVVHAIASRDAARARMVADRFGAPLAFGSYEELLASDEVDGVYIPLPTAQHVEWTLKAAQAGKHVLCEKPIALNAEDIDQLIAARDQHKVVIAEAFMVFYHPQWIKLRYLLAEGAIGTLRHVQGAFSYFNVDPGNMRNQPELGGGALPDIGVYPTVVTRMVTGKEPLSVRASVEYDPKFGTDRYANVAARFDGFDLTFYVATQLAARQAMVFHGDKGFIEVHAPFNTGKYDHGRITLHDVGHNQTSEWSFGDENHYKLQAENFVRATKGEGVALFSLENSRANQRFIDAIYRARKDGGSVDV from the coding sequence ATGTTTCGTTGGGGCATTCTTTCGACCGCAAAAATTGGCGTCACACAGGTCATTCCTGCGCTCGCAGCCTCTGATAATGGCGTCGTTCATGCCATTGCCAGCCGAGATGCGGCGCGTGCGCGTATGGTGGCGGACCGTTTTGGCGCGCCACTGGCCTTTGGTTCCTATGAAGAATTGCTGGCCAGTGACGAAGTAGATGGTGTCTATATTCCGCTTCCGACAGCGCAGCACGTCGAATGGACGCTGAAAGCAGCGCAAGCGGGCAAGCATGTGCTGTGCGAAAAGCCGATTGCGCTGAACGCCGAAGATATCGACCAGCTGATTGCGGCGCGCGACCAGCATAAGGTTGTGATCGCTGAAGCTTTTATGGTCTTCTACCATCCGCAATGGATCAAGCTGCGTTATCTTCTGGCAGAAGGTGCCATTGGAACCCTCCGCCATGTGCAGGGTGCATTTTCCTATTTCAATGTCGATCCCGGTAATATGCGCAACCAGCCTGAACTTGGCGGCGGCGCGCTCCCCGATATTGGCGTCTATCCGACCGTCGTCACACGCATGGTGACAGGCAAGGAGCCACTTTCGGTTCGAGCTTCGGTCGAATACGATCCAAAGTTCGGTACTGACCGCTATGCAAATGTCGCAGCGCGCTTCGATGGTTTTGATTTAACCTTCTATGTGGCAACCCAGCTTGCAGCACGCCAGGCAATGGTTTTCCACGGCGACAAGGGCTTTATCGAGGTTCACGCACCCTTTAATACGGGCAAATATGACCATGGCCGCATCACGCTGCATGATGTCGGACACAATCAGACGAGCGAATGGTCTTTTGGCGATGAAAACCACTATAAGCTTCAGGCCGAGAATTTTGTGCGCGCCACAAAGGGAGAAGGCGTGGCACTGTTTTCGCTGGAGAACTCCAGAGCCAATCAGCGCTTTATCGATGCAATTTATCGTGCCAGAAAGGATGGTGGTTCCGTGGATGTGTAA
- a CDS encoding DUF2852 domain-containing protein has translation MTNSALIRPAWTPATIALMVLGFIFFWPLGLAMLAYIIWGDRLGDFKRSVNEKTDSVFSSFRNCSKSESFGFTGSTGNAAFDDWRREELERLNEERRKLEEARAEFEAYAAELRRARDKEEFDRFMSERRANSRKAPTTTRSRSGKSDITDL, from the coding sequence ATGACAAATTCCGCGTTGATCCGCCCCGCATGGACGCCAGCGACAATTGCGCTGATGGTGCTGGGTTTCATCTTTTTCTGGCCGCTCGGCCTCGCCATGCTGGCATACATTATCTGGGGCGACCGCCTCGGTGATTTCAAACGCAGTGTAAACGAGAAGACCGATTCCGTGTTCAGTTCTTTCCGCAATTGCAGCAAAAGCGAGAGCTTCGGCTTTACAGGCAGCACCGGCAATGCCGCTTTCGATGACTGGCGCCGCGAAGAGCTGGAGCGTCTAAATGAAGAACGCCGCAAGCTTGAGGAAGCGCGTGCCGAGTTTGAAGCCTATGCTGCCGAATTGCGCCGTGCACGCGATAAGGAAGAGTTCGACCGCTTCATGTCCGAGCGCCGCGCCAATAGCCGCAAAGCGCCGACCACAACGCGCAGCAGATCCGGCAAGAGTGATATCACCGATCTTTGA
- the infC gene encoding translation initiation factor IF-3 has protein sequence MDAEGQNHGDISIQDAIAMAEEAGLDLVEIVPNAEPPVCKIVDLGKLKYQNQKKAAEARKKQKTVEIKEIKMRPNIDTHDYEVKMKAALRFFDEGDKVKFTLRFRGREMAHQELGMKLLQRVKEETVEIAKVEAEPKLEGRQMMMVLAPR, from the coding sequence ATCGATGCCGAAGGCCAGAATCATGGTGATATATCCATTCAGGATGCAATCGCCATGGCTGAAGAAGCAGGGCTTGATCTCGTTGAGATCGTGCCGAATGCGGAACCTCCGGTCTGTAAAATCGTAGACCTCGGCAAGCTGAAATATCAGAATCAGAAAAAAGCCGCCGAGGCACGCAAGAAGCAGAAGACGGTTGAAATCAAGGAAATCAAGATGCGACCGAACATCGACACCCATGATTATGAGGTGAAGATGAAAGCAGCGCTGCGTTTCTTTGATGAAGGCGACAAGGTCAAGTTTACCTTGCGTTTCCGTGGTCGCGAAATGGCGCACCAGGAACTGGGGATGAAGCTTCTCCAGCGCGTGAAGGAAGAAACCGTCGAAATCGCCAAGGTGGAAGCCGAGCCCAAGCTCGAAGGCCGCCAGATGATGATGGTTCTCGCGCCACGCTGA
- a CDS encoding YiiG family protein → MKRYSLRAMIFSLVAVLIPTASFAQTADDSDTNAAIEKMNAYVSLLNRTIRASESLNRYESWVNMKKGPTGKERIVYGLYSLYDVRKEIETAQEATAADPKIPELDAAMVNYIAAYQKLAPVIEKANKYYERKDYMSDKYAEAKVFHKQIVEAAPDFLKERKRVDALVTVEKGKLDLAELAALEKTHGKKASWHVRNVMIRANAVIDLLPDNDKPVVDMDAFGKAMDAYAGAVREMDDYATENPNSFHVFESRPASLLGKLRGLQEKLTKTKGDARKGNAASDLQWIVNDYNLMVSTSQSATIFSKE, encoded by the coding sequence ATGAAACGATATTCACTACGCGCGATGATCTTCTCCCTTGTTGCGGTTTTGATACCGACAGCATCTTTCGCTCAAACAGCCGATGATAGCGACACCAATGCGGCCATCGAAAAGATGAACGCCTATGTCTCGCTTCTCAACCGAACCATTCGCGCCTCGGAATCGCTTAATCGTTACGAGAGCTGGGTCAATATGAAAAAAGGCCCGACCGGCAAGGAACGTATCGTCTACGGTCTTTACTCGCTCTACGATGTGCGCAAGGAAATCGAGACCGCGCAGGAAGCAACTGCCGCCGATCCCAAAATACCGGAACTCGATGCGGCCATGGTGAATTATATCGCCGCCTACCAGAAGCTTGCGCCGGTGATTGAAAAGGCCAACAAATATTACGAGCGCAAGGACTATATGTCCGACAAATACGCGGAAGCCAAAGTCTTTCACAAGCAGATTGTGGAAGCCGCTCCCGACTTCCTCAAAGAACGCAAGCGCGTTGATGCGCTGGTGACGGTCGAGAAGGGCAAGCTTGATCTGGCCGAACTCGCAGCCCTTGAAAAGACGCATGGCAAAAAAGCCAGCTGGCACGTGCGCAATGTCATGATACGCGCCAATGCGGTCATCGATCTGCTGCCCGATAATGACAAGCCCGTCGTGGATATGGATGCTTTCGGAAAGGCCATGGATGCCTATGCGGGTGCGGTGCGTGAAATGGACGATTACGCAACCGAAAACCCCAATTCCTTCCACGTTTTCGAATCGCGTCCGGCAAGCCTGCTCGGCAAGCTGCGTGGCTTGCAGGAAAAGCTCACCAAGACCAAAGGCGACGCCCGCAAAGGAAATGCGGCTTCGGATCTTCAGTGGATCGTCAATGATTACAACCTGATGGTTTCAACGTCGCAAAGCGCGACAATCTTCTCGAAAGAATAA
- the rpmI gene encoding 50S ribosomal protein L35 → MPKMKTKSAAKKRFKITGTGKIKAAAAGKQHGMIKRSNKFIRDARGTMVLSDADAKIVKQFLPNGL, encoded by the coding sequence ATGCCCAAGATGAAGACCAAATCGGCCGCCAAGAAGCGGTTCAAGATCACCGGCACCGGCAAAATCAAGGCCGCAGCTGCTGGCAAACAGCATGGCATGATCAAGCGCTCGAACAAGTTCATTCGCGATGCTCGCGGCACCATGGTGCTATCCGACGCTGACGCGAAGATCGTAAAACAGTTCCTGCCGAACGGCCTCTGA
- a CDS encoding alpha/beta hydrolase: protein MSVAGPEFLDVDGTKIAVRLTKGAKTPGVVWLGGYRSDMLGTKAVVLDDWAQKTGHSALRLDYSGHGESGGDFNHGTISRWLAESLAVYNHYAQGPQILVGSSMGGWIALRMAQELQKRGKSPAGIVLIAPAPDFTALLVEASLTEAQKRDLEQQGYFEEPSEYSPNPYVYTRALIEDGRDNLVLKGIIETGCPVHILQGMQDADVPYKHATLLMEHLPVDDVTLTLVRDGDHRLSRPQDLDLLIRTVSGLAEHISPKA from the coding sequence ATGAGCGTGGCGGGACCGGAGTTTCTGGATGTGGACGGCACAAAAATCGCTGTTCGCCTTACAAAAGGAGCCAAAACTCCCGGCGTTGTCTGGCTTGGTGGTTATCGTTCCGACATGCTGGGCACCAAAGCCGTCGTCCTTGATGACTGGGCCCAAAAGACCGGCCACAGCGCATTGCGTCTTGATTATTCCGGCCACGGCGAATCAGGTGGTGATTTCAATCACGGTACGATTTCGCGCTGGCTTGCCGAAAGCCTGGCCGTCTACAACCACTATGCTCAAGGCCCCCAAATCCTCGTCGGCTCATCCATGGGCGGCTGGATTGCGCTTCGCATGGCGCAAGAACTTCAAAAACGGGGCAAATCACCAGCTGGCATCGTGCTGATCGCCCCCGCCCCCGATTTTACGGCGCTGCTGGTCGAGGCGTCGCTTACGGAAGCGCAAAAGCGCGATCTCGAACAACAAGGCTATTTTGAAGAACCATCAGAATATTCGCCCAACCCTTATGTTTACACCCGCGCATTGATCGAGGACGGACGGGACAATCTGGTGCTCAAAGGCATCATCGAAACCGGCTGCCCGGTGCATATCCTGCAAGGCATGCAGGATGCGGATGTTCCTTATAAACACGCCACACTGCTTATGGAGCATCTGCCGGTTGATGACGTCACGCTGACGCTGGTGCGTGACGGCGATCACCGGCTGTCACGCCCACAGGATCTCGATCTTCTCATTCGTACGGTCTCAGGGCTGGCCGAACATATCAGCCCAAAAGCATAG
- the pheT gene encoding phenylalanine--tRNA ligase subunit beta: MKFTLSWLKDHLETDATLDEIVEKLTDIGLEVEEVDDRAAFKAFKIAKVLSAAPHPDADKLQVLSVDTGEGQPVQVVCGAPNARAGLYGVLGRPGDYVPGLDVTLAVGKIRGVESFGMMCSERELELSDEHNGIIDLPDDARVGTSFASYMGLDDPIIDVGLTPNRSDCTGIRGIARDLAASGLGTLKPLAAEAVKGEGETPVKVILDQGAQNPFCLGFALRLVKGVKNGPSPKWMQQRLKAIGLRPINALVDITNYVTFDLGRPLHVFDAAKVKGNLTVREAREGETILGLDQREYKFKPGMYVIADDNGPESIAGIMGGEHSGCDENTVDVLIESALWDPRSIARTGRELGIVTDARYRFERGVDPAMMVPGAEIATKLVLELCGGEPSVLDVVGYTAPSLCVIDFPVSEVKRLTGIDVPYDVSLDILKRLGFGVEGDGEVIKATVPTWRNDVEGKADLVEEVMRIHGINQIAPQPLPNHGAVNGRILTTLQIRTRLARRTLASRGMMEAVTYSFISQAQAKAFGGGAPELKLANPIAADMSDMRPSLLPGLLLAAQRNADRGFGDTALFEVSGIYEGDTPEQQRRVAGGIRRGTAGVEGSGRFWASNAVPVGVFDAKADAMAALEAAGAPVDRVQIEAGGPEWLHPGRSGTLKLGPKVVLGYFGEFHPDTLEALDVSGALCGFEVYIDAIPEPKAKSTRTKPALSLSQLQSLKRDYAFVVDDSVEAGNVVRAVSSADKKLIASVQVFDIFTGASLGEGKKSVAVEVLIQPQDRTLTDEDLDALSSKIIASVLKQTGGTLRG; the protein is encoded by the coding sequence ATGAAATTCACGCTTTCCTGGCTCAAGGACCATCTTGAAACAGACGCCACGCTCGATGAGATCGTTGAAAAGTTGACCGATATTGGCCTGGAAGTGGAAGAGGTCGATGACCGCGCCGCTTTCAAAGCCTTCAAGATCGCCAAGGTTTTGAGTGCCGCTCCACATCCCGATGCCGACAAGTTACAGGTGCTCTCGGTTGATACGGGCGAGGGGCAGCCGGTTCAGGTCGTCTGCGGCGCGCCCAATGCGCGTGCTGGTCTTTATGGCGTTCTGGGACGCCCGGGTGATTATGTGCCGGGCCTTGATGTGACGCTTGCGGTCGGCAAAATTCGCGGTGTCGAGAGCTTTGGCATGATGTGTTCCGAGCGCGAGCTGGAACTTTCTGACGAGCATAATGGCATTATCGATCTGCCCGACGATGCGCGGGTCGGCACGAGCTTTGCGAGCTACATGGGTCTGGATGATCCGATCATCGATGTGGGTCTCACGCCCAACCGTTCCGATTGCACGGGCATTCGCGGTATTGCGCGCGATCTGGCAGCGAGCGGTCTTGGTACGCTAAAACCACTTGCCGCTGAAGCCGTCAAAGGCGAAGGCGAGACGCCGGTAAAAGTCATCCTCGATCAGGGTGCGCAGAACCCGTTCTGTCTCGGTTTTGCGCTGCGTCTGGTCAAGGGCGTCAAGAACGGTCCCAGCCCCAAATGGATGCAACAGCGCCTAAAAGCTATCGGCCTGCGCCCGATCAATGCGCTGGTGGATATCACCAATTACGTGACATTTGATCTCGGCCGTCCGCTGCATGTGTTCGATGCGGCCAAGGTCAAGGGCAACCTCACCGTGCGTGAAGCCCGCGAGGGCGAAACCATTCTGGGTCTCGACCAGCGTGAGTATAAATTCAAGCCGGGCATGTATGTGATCGCCGATGATAATGGCCCTGAATCCATTGCCGGTATCATGGGCGGCGAACATTCGGGCTGTGACGAGAACACGGTGGATGTGCTGATCGAATCCGCCCTTTGGGACCCGCGCAGCATTGCCCGCACGGGCCGCGAGCTTGGTATCGTCACCGATGCACGTTATCGTTTCGAGCGCGGCGTTGATCCCGCAATGATGGTTCCGGGGGCGGAAATCGCCACAAAGCTCGTGCTGGAATTGTGCGGTGGCGAGCCGAGCGTTCTCGATGTGGTTGGTTATACCGCTCCAAGCTTGTGTGTGATTGACTTCCCCGTCTCTGAAGTTAAGCGCCTCACCGGCATCGATGTGCCTTATGACGTTTCGCTGGATATTTTGAAACGCCTTGGTTTTGGCGTCGAAGGGGACGGCGAAGTTATCAAGGCAACGGTGCCGACCTGGCGCAATGATGTCGAAGGCAAGGCCGACCTTGTCGAAGAAGTCATGCGTATTCATGGCATCAACCAGATCGCGCCCCAGCCTTTGCCCAATCACGGCGCGGTCAATGGCCGTATTCTGACAACGTTGCAAATCCGCACGCGGCTTGCGCGTCGCACACTTGCCTCGCGCGGCATGATGGAAGCGGTGACCTATTCCTTCATTTCGCAAGCACAAGCCAAGGCGTTTGGTGGTGGTGCGCCGGAACTGAAGCTTGCCAATCCAATTGCAGCCGACATGTCTGATATGCGCCCAAGTCTGCTTCCGGGCCTGCTTCTGGCCGCGCAACGCAATGCGGATCGCGGTTTTGGTGATACGGCATTGTTTGAAGTGTCGGGCATTTATGAAGGCGATACGCCGGAACAACAGCGTCGCGTGGCCGGTGGCATTCGTCGTGGCACGGCAGGCGTGGAAGGTTCGGGGCGTTTCTGGGCCAGCAATGCGGTACCCGTTGGCGTGTTCGATGCGAAGGCCGATGCGATGGCCGCACTGGAAGCAGCAGGTGCGCCGGTTGATCGTGTCCAGATCGAAGCAGGTGGGCCGGAATGGTTGCATCCGGGGCGTTCTGGAACGCTGAAACTCGGTCCAAAGGTCGTGCTCGGCTATTTTGGCGAGTTTCATCCCGATACGCTGGAAGCGCTTGATGTGTCGGGAGCGTTATGCGGCTTTGAAGTCTATATCGATGCGATCCCTGAGCCGAAAGCCAAGAGCACCCGCACAAAACCGGCGCTCAGCCTGTCGCAGTTGCAGAGCCTCAAGCGCGATTATGCCTTCGTGGTTGATGATAGCGTGGAAGCTGGCAATGTCGTACGCGCCGTCTCGTCCGCCGACAAGAAGCTGATTGCCAGCGTTCAGGTCTTCGACATTTTCACCGGCGCTTCGCTCGGTGAAGGCAAAAAATCGGTTGCGGTCGAGGTTCTCATTCAGCCGCAGGATCGCACATTGACCGATGAAGATCTGGATGCACTTTCAAGCAAGATCATCGCCAGTGTCTTAAAGCAGACGGGCGGGACCTTGCGCGGGTGA
- a CDS encoding benzoate/H(+) symporter BenE family transporter yields MRFSVFASSTVAAIVGFGGTLALIIAAAQALGATQAETASWVTAICIAVAGASAWLSIRYKMPIIAAWSTPGLALIGASSGFSMAEAVGAFIVTALALIATGLIRQLAVLVSRIPASVASGMLAGVLLGFVIAAAKAAPIDPLFILPMVGLFFLIRLFNPSIAVIAVLVIGMVFALLTGRSPSLPTPEISTLTLVWPEFHMSAMIGLALPLYLVTMASQNLPGFAVLRASGYEPPTSACLRVTGVFSVLSAPFGASTTNLAAISAALCTNPDAHPNPKKRWLTGPVYAAIYVVFALFGASLVAIFAVLPATLIALVAGLALTGPFINAMSLALKDENERLAAIITFGVTASGIAFFGVGSAFWALLAGLGVTFLEHFRKKISS; encoded by the coding sequence ATGCGCTTTTCGGTTTTCGCTTCATCGACAGTCGCGGCAATTGTCGGCTTTGGTGGCACGCTGGCGCTCATCATCGCAGCCGCACAGGCACTGGGTGCCACGCAGGCCGAAACAGCAAGCTGGGTCACCGCCATCTGCATCGCGGTGGCAGGCGCTTCCGCATGGCTTAGTATACGCTACAAAATGCCGATCATCGCGGCTTGGTCCACTCCGGGACTGGCGCTGATCGGTGCAAGCAGCGGCTTTAGCATGGCCGAGGCCGTGGGCGCGTTTATCGTCACCGCACTGGCGCTGATTGCAACCGGCCTTATCCGACAGCTTGCGGTTCTCGTCTCACGCATACCCGCCTCGGTGGCATCGGGCATGCTGGCGGGCGTTTTGCTCGGATTCGTCATTGCCGCCGCCAAAGCCGCACCGATAGACCCGCTCTTCATACTGCCAATGGTCGGATTATTTTTTCTAATCCGCCTGTTCAATCCGTCGATTGCCGTCATTGCCGTTCTGGTGATCGGCATGGTTTTCGCGCTGTTAACCGGCCGCTCGCCATCACTTCCGACACCGGAAATCTCAACACTCACCCTTGTTTGGCCGGAATTTCACATGAGTGCGATGATCGGTCTGGCGCTACCGCTTTATCTGGTGACGATGGCATCGCAGAACCTCCCCGGCTTTGCAGTGCTGCGCGCATCAGGTTATGAACCGCCGACCAGCGCGTGTCTGCGTGTGACCGGAGTATTCTCTGTTCTTTCCGCACCTTTCGGAGCTTCCACCACCAATCTCGCGGCAATATCGGCAGCGCTCTGCACCAATCCCGACGCCCATCCAAATCCAAAAAAGCGCTGGCTGACCGGGCCGGTCTATGCCGCGATCTATGTTGTCTTTGCACTGTTTGGCGCGTCACTGGTGGCTATTTTTGCAGTTCTGCCAGCGACGCTTATCGCACTGGTGGCAGGGCTTGCGCTGACCGGACCTTTTATCAACGCAATGTCGTTGGCCTTAAAGGATGAAAATGAGCGCCTTGCCGCGATCATCACTTTTGGGGTCACCGCCTCAGGCATTGCCTTTTTCGGCGTTGGTTCAGCCTTTTGGGCGCTCCTTGCAGGGCTGGGCGTCACGTTTCTCGAACATTTTCGCAAGAAAATTTCCAGCTAA